AGCCAGGCACCACTAAGTTTTTGCATAAAGCCAATCAGTCCTGCTATAGGGGCTCGCTTTAGTGATTCCCAGATATGCGGGAGGCATCTGAGGCTGGGTTGTCCTTGCGGTCTGTGGAGAGTTTGTTCATGACCTGGAGGACTTTTTCGGCTTTTTCCATGGAGTCGTCCAGTTGGAAGGTAAGGCTGGGTATGTGCCGGAGGGTGATGACTTCAGCGAGTTCGCGTCGCATGAAGCCGGCGGCGGAGGTGAGGCCGTGCATGGCGTCGCGTTTTTGCTCGCGGGTGCCCATGACACTGACGTAGACGCGGGACTCGCGGAGGTCGTCGGTGGTGTCGACGCGGGTGATGCTGATGAGGGGGCTGAGGCGGGGGTCGCGAAGCTGGCGCTGGATGAGGAGGCTTAGCTCCTGTCGGAGGAGCTGGTTGAGGCGTTGGATTCGGCGGTTCATGGTTTCACCTCCTGGTGGAAGGGGAGGGCGGCCTCTTAATCAGGGGACCACTCTTCGTTTGAAGGACAGGCCTTGTTTTGGTTCGAGGCCACCATCCCCTTTATCCCCTTCCTTTCAGGAAGGGGAAGA
This window of the SAR202 cluster bacterium genome carries:
- the rbfA gene encoding 30S ribosome-binding factor RbfA gives rise to the protein MNRRIQRLNQLLRQELSLLIQRQLRDPRLSPLISITRVDTTDDLRESRVYVSVMGTREQKRDAMHGLTSAAGFMRRELAEVITLRHIPSLTFQLDDSMEKAEKVLQVMNKLSTDRKDNPASDASRISGNH